Part of the Desulfohalovibrio reitneri genome is shown below.
ACTCCATCATCCGGGGAGTCGCATGGGCCAGGACAAGGAACGCAGGAAGCTTCTGCGGGACAACATCATCCACGAGATCGACCGGGAAATCGCGGTGGCCAACAGCCGCGGCCTTTACGGCCGTGTTCTGCGCAAGCACTACCAGCGGGTAATCCGGGAACTGCGAGGGACACGGGTGCTGGACTGCGGCTGTGGCTTCGGGCTTCTGACCAGCATGTGCCGGGAAGCCGGGTTCAGTGTGCGACCCATCGATGTGGACGAGGTTTCCATCGAACTGGCCCATGAAATCCACGGCATCGAGGCGGAGAACACTAGCCTTTATGACGTACAGGGCGAGTACGACGTTGCCTTGTTTTTCGACGTCATCAGCCATCTTTCCCTGGACCGGACCTTGGACAAACTGCGGGAGATCGACGCCAGGCAGGTGATTCTCAGCGATTCCAATCTGGCCAACCTGGCGCTGCGCCTCTACCGCTCCCTACACGGACATGAGGAGCACGCTGAGTGGTCACGCCGGGAGATCGTGGAGGCCTTTGGGCAAGGCGGATACAGCCTGCGAGCTTCCTGGTATTACGACGTGCTGGGCCTTCCCCTGGGGGGTGGATTCCTGCGGCGGCCGCTGCCCTTTTTCGAGAAACGGTCGGACCTTGTTTGCCGCCTGGACGATGGAATGACCCGGCTTGCCGCTGGAACACGGCTCGATCGTTGGGCCGCCTTCCGTTATCTGCTGGTTTTCGAGCGCTGAGTACCAAGCAGGCCTTCAGGGCTTGGCGTAGCCCAGTTCAGCCAGCTTGCGCCGCCAGTCCAGCTCGTCCTGCAAGGTGAAGGAGGTCTCGCGGCACAGCGTCGGGCCGCCGGGCACCAGCTCGCGCGAGCAGAGGTGGTCCAGCACGTTGGACAGCGATTCCTCCACGCTTTCGCGGTGGGTATCCAGGTGCACGTCCGGGTCGTCCGGGGCCTCGTAGGGGTCGTTGACCCCGGTGAGGTTGGTGATCTCCCCGGCCAGGGCGCGGCGGTACAGACACTTGGTGTCGTTCTCCACCAGCGCTTCCAGAGGGCGGTCCACAAAGACTTCGATGTACTCGCCGATGAGGGAGCGGTTGGCCTCGCGCGCCTCCTGGTAGGGCGCGATGGCCGCCACCACGCTGACCACGCCGTTCTTGTTCAAAAGGTGCGACACGAAGCCGATGCGGCGCACGTTGATGTCGCGGTCGCGCTTGGAGTAGCCCAGCTCCTGGGAAAAGTTGGCCCGGATGAGGTCCCCGTCCAGCCACTCGGCTCGAAGGCCGCGATTGCGCAGCTCCACGAGGAGGTTGGAGGAGATGGTGGTCTTGCCGGCCCCGGAAAGGCCCGTGAACCATATGGTGAACATGCGAATCCCGTGTCGTGTTGTGGTCAGCGGCCATTGCATAGGCGCGACGGGCGCAAATGGCAACCCCGGCGTGTTGACAGTTCGTTCGCTTTTTCCTAACAGGAAGCAACCATGCTGGCCGACCTGTTTACCTCCAAGACCAGGGCGAAGCTGCTCCTGAAGCTCTTCCTCAACCCCCAGGTGCGCTGTTATCTGCGGGAGCTGGCCGGGGAGTTCGGT
Proteins encoded:
- a CDS encoding class I SAM-dependent methyltransferase, whose translation is MGQDKERRKLLRDNIIHEIDREIAVANSRGLYGRVLRKHYQRVIRELRGTRVLDCGCGFGLLTSMCREAGFSVRPIDVDEVSIELAHEIHGIEAENTSLYDVQGEYDVALFFDVISHLSLDRTLDKLREIDARQVILSDSNLANLALRLYRSLHGHEEHAEWSRREIVEAFGQGGYSLRASWYYDVLGLPLGGGFLRRPLPFFEKRSDLVCRLDDGMTRLAAGTRLDRWAAFRYLLVFER
- the cysC gene encoding adenylyl-sulfate kinase yields the protein MFTIWFTGLSGAGKTTISSNLLVELRNRGLRAEWLDGDLIRANFSQELGYSKRDRDINVRRIGFVSHLLNKNGVVSVVAAIAPYQEAREANRSLIGEYIEVFVDRPLEALVENDTKCLYRRALAGEITNLTGVNDPYEAPDDPDVHLDTHRESVEESLSNVLDHLCSRELVPGGPTLCRETSFTLQDELDWRRKLAELGYAKP